A region of Denticeps clupeoides chromosome 19, fDenClu1.1, whole genome shotgun sequence DNA encodes the following proteins:
- the aqp11 gene encoding aquaporin-11, whose translation MEDLVVSLSLLAGIVLLCEASRRAATRLLARSDYCAYAVETISTFQLCACTHELKLLGDVGHVGPRVGLTLTYLITVVHALTFHGAVGNPSGALERAYRGSLTGGRALARICCQLAAAAAARAALPCVWAAAASDLHLRHKAQGFRCASPVRAALLRAAAVELGCAFTVHAAAARAQALQEKYRIHAVAAVITLLVYAGGSVTGAVFNPALAFSTQFPCSGNTFAEYVVVYWLGPVLGMMGSVVLFDKVLPSLSGKSTFRKDLNFNAVQKKKMK comes from the exons ATGGAAGACCTGGTCGTGTCGCTGTCGCTGCTGGCGGGAATCGTCCTTTTGTGCGAGGCGAGCCGGAGGGCGGCCACGAGACTCCTGGCCAGATCGGATTATTGCGCGTACGCGGTGGAAACCATCTCGACCTTCCAGCTGTGCGCCTGCACGCACGAGCTGAAGCTGCTGGGCGACGTGGGCCACGTCGGGCCGCGGGTCGGCCTGACCCTCACCTACCTCATCACGGTGGTCCACGCCCTGACCTTCCACGGGGCCGTCGGCAACCCGTCCGGCGCCCTGGAGCGCGCCTACCGGGGCTCGCTCACCGGCGGGCGCGCGCTGGCGCGGATCTGCTGCCagctcgccgccgccgcggccgcgcGCGCCGCGCTCCCGTGCGTgtgggcggcggcggcgtccgaCCTGCACCTCCGGCACAAGGCGCAGGGCTTCCGGTGCGCCAGCCCCGTCCGCGCCGCCCTgctgcgcgccgccgccgtGGAGCTGGGCTGCGCGTTCACCGTGCACGCCGCCGCGGCGCGCGCCCAGGCGCTGCAGGAGAAGTACCGGATCCACGCCGTCGCCGCGGTCATCACGCTGCTGGTCTATGCAG GTGGGAGTGTCACTGGTGCCGTCTTCAATCCAGCACTGGCGTTTTCCACCCAGTTCCCGTGCAGCGGCAACACCTTTGCCGAGTATGTAGTCGTGTACTGGCTGGGCCCCGTGTTAG GGATGATGGGCTCAGTTGTGCTCTTTGACAAAGTCCTCCCCTCGCTGTCAGGAAAAAGCACATTCCGAAAGGACCTGAACTTCAATGCTGTGCAGAAAAAGAAGATGAAGTGA